In a genomic window of Telopea speciosissima isolate NSW1024214 ecotype Mountain lineage chromosome 5, Tspe_v1, whole genome shotgun sequence:
- the LOC122661474 gene encoding uncharacterized protein LOC122661474 produces the protein MASSWRRTFGNVRSFIGNSMGGLRGGTNLASWVVAGTLAYFLWVKPSQDLKREQEERAALAAASDRYRYVEKRKPIPDPQETGLIYGKKNTTKKLDD, from the exons ATGGCGAGCAGTTGGAGAAGGACTTTTGGAAACGTGAGATCTTTTATTGGTAACTCGATGGGAGGTCTGAGAGGAGGAACCAATCTCGCTTCATGGGTTGTCGCAGGAACCTTAGCTTACTTTCTTTGGGTCAAACCTTCTCAAGATCTAAAAAGAGAACAAGAG GAAAGGGCCGCTCTGGCTGCAGCTTCGGATCGTTATCGTTACGTCGAAAAAAGAAAACCTATTCCCGATCCTCAG GAAACGGGCTTGATATATGGAAAGAAGAACACAACCAAGAAATTGGACGATTGA